In one window of Acanthopagrus latus isolate v.2019 chromosome 15, fAcaLat1.1, whole genome shotgun sequence DNA:
- the cfap43 gene encoding cilia- and flagella-associated protein 43 isoform X1 encodes MNDIGSFKVRWIQGFTNKNIEFVDDKTVCYACGSHLCFLNLETKTQSVLQSPGRGVGALTANGNNGMFAFSEEKLSPAIFVYIFPEFQLKCELKGTAQLDYTSLTLSDGGPYLGSCSSLPDHTITVWNWETTEPICTQPQAGQDVFSLVFNPLNWLQLCALGSTSLTVWNIEKSASFHVLKPSVIELPATDGSLVERLVASLHTASDKLPYFGPEMPPSAISGIKGDKAETIVTKLCTKARLTPTAICWTATSEIYVGCAEGFLLLVEPESLSVSVLFNPTSADAIPELRRTNFQGLTPHKNGLIALGKGNVMHCLQIKQTQINITQTWQLEGPVTAVMNSPDHETLILSSNTGQIYMLNPTHSDKIVKVLDVLSGNFVAATLSHTDRKICVSVRDSGELQLWSTDGVCLGSLSLQTEVRSLACCPIAQYAAVGTVSGSVLFIDLNREQRPRLVHQVHLYQASVNHLVFDQEGHYLLTGSTDSHIYVLDAKPSKRFSVIGFTVVPGSVLSLSTQCIRDCEQVKVLALCTGQEGNSHDGSLLMVLSLPERDLTGLDCVDRHGCLSPHIVKVSRYEVSHPLQSCVLGVSEVFAYCHKKKTLQRFQLPQDTDSSQPVVHLRPEQEVRGHPLGPASLVLSPHQLWLTSVGRDGLLRVRKTPSMERYIELQCHSCRDGGVRSVSFSADSQTLLTAGFNDGSLVCADLRIKGVGAGKVNKATQNSQAMDDLLKNIFDTENSVLIDWPEWGQGSPAATEKSEGSEVGVEAESVDVTEQDESYNSLLSAPPSHPTWLESRREAVQEEENEQYCETKKNLRKTVKELRDTIQEMMRENENLPDIERLEQREFNLDVEEQGRLEAMVEQEVVRVRNEIELENLAKCYLRDVLKSECWDTMKVKGRTVKAFHSEHEVKNYPLRERTEKEMEDLRRVQNLRRLEEAACTQSNLKKGSSTIIAKEEELGKEGHEAASSAVTGSFSTDLGYSIPSIYSQFSLQTTEQRINQIILLQDVIYRIKTAFNAEFEAVHRQKVQELNRARERNRHSRAIMQELDMNEELWEPSLTNSEQPERLLTVDDSEIKAERFLTPEQKREEERKKLEEQRRLAAKGDNFIERALDDMMDGVLEVKREDILKMEIPPPEFVLTKPDIHWTEEEKKVYKEYEKKCKDLSMEKEKYKKSLECEMKNLQASTKEATQRFDETLRKLFEKKVKCEMAIYQEELKITYLVYAVQIREEMKNREMELKYKLEKTMAYKQDKIGEEVKRHEEEVELFQENYDSIVAEDRVLDKEFRKEFLDVPSNAVDQLYKLFKRRPRVQKIRTQSDNPLKEQRLCGSLAPDAFSNMLKAMEELDAPHNMPEGLNPSIWEKFCFIRKTKVESEHKVKVKALTLAEMQAFLQRRREEERTAQEEIKNISDELESLHKEKNHFLTDILVQFPLKQGQLEVSTTDLIPDYTDSVLLHRSVVEDLNSSIRTIGEEKIASMVERKDFRKGIIQLQWEHKKLGMRVEDLNNKARDIQMLRLSEEQQDFLHRADRECSMSKQASILRKSRAFQEKIHLQSVQQRIKKIEQLNRQAAKKAEKNEIVEQQLPDMQVTVAERRHIYEATALEENQAATTEERYQEILQRRKLEDVARAQAEELADLWAEVQRLRIRSFPSLDKLKHT; translated from the exons atgaaTGACATTGGAAGTTTTAAAGTCAG GTGGATACAGGGCTTTACAAACAAGAATATCGAGTTTGTCGACGATAAAACGGTTTGTTATGCATGTGGAAGTCACCTCTGTTTCCTGAAcctggagacaaaaacacaaagtgtgctTCAAAGTCCTGGAAGAGGCGTTGGAGCTTTGACAGCCAATGGCAATAATGGGATGTTTGctttctcagaggaaaagctATCCCCAGCaatatttgtgtacattttccCCGAGTTTCAGTTGAAGTGTGAACTAAAAG GAACAGCACAGCTGGACTACACATCTCTGACATTAAGTGATGGTGGTCCTTATTTGGGTTCTTGTTCCTCTCTACCAGACCACACCATAACAGTGTG GAACTGGGAAACCACTGAGCCCATTTGTACACAACCACAGGCCGGGCAAGATGTCTTTTCTTTGGTGTTCAACCCCCTGAATTGGCTCCAGCTTTGTGCTTTGGGCAGCACATCCCTCACTGTCTGGAATATTGAAAAGAGTGCCAGCTTTCATGTCCTGAAACCGAG tgtgatCGAGCTTCCAGCAACTGATGGTTCTCTTGTTGAGAGATTGGTGGCCAGTTTACATACTGCCAGTGACAAATTGCCATATTTTGGTCCAGAGATGCCACCATCAGCCATCTCAGGGATCAAAGGAGACAAGGCAGAAACCATTGTG ACCAAACTCTGCACCAAAGCCAGACTAACTCCtactgccatctgctggacagCCACATCAGAGATTTATGTGGGCTGTGCGGAAGGCTTTCTGCTTCTCGTTGAGCCAGagagcctctctgtctcagtcctCTTCAATCCtacaa GTGCTGATGCCATCCCTGAGCTCAGGCGGACCAACTTTCAAGGTTTAACCCCTCACAAGAATGGTTTGATTGCTTTAGGAAAG GGAAATGTGATGCACTGTCTGCAAATCAAGCAAACTCAGATCAACATCACACAGACGTGGCAATTAGAAGGGCCTGTCACAGCTGTGATGAACTCCCCTGACCACGAAACATTAATTTTATCTTCTAATACA GGGCAAATCTATATGTTGAATCCAACACACTCAGACAAGATTGTCAAGGTCCTTGATGTTCTCAGTGGCAACTTTGTGGCTGCAACTTTGTCGCACACTGACAGGAAAATTTGTGTG TCAGTGAGGGATTctggagagctgcagctgtggtcCACAGATGGAGTTTGCCTTGGTTCCCTGTCTCTTCAAACTGAG GTGAGAAGTCTGGCCTGTTGTCCTATTGCACAGTATGCAGCTGTTGGAACAGTTTCAGGAAGCGTCCTCTTCATCGACCTGAACAGGGAGCAGCGGCCTCGCCTGGTGCACCAGGTTCATCTCTACCAAGCTTCTGTGAATCACCTAGT ttttgatcAAGAGGGACACTACCTTCTCACTGGGTCCACAGATTCACATATCTATGTACTAGATGCAAAGCCATCAAAGAGGTTTTCAGTCATAGGATTCACAG TTGTTCCTGGATCGGTTCTGTCGCTTTCCACTCAGTGCATCAGAGACTGTGAGCAGGTGAAAGTTCTTGCGCTGTGCACTGGACAGGAGGGCAACAGTCATGATGGTAGCCTGCTCATGGTGCTCTCTCTGCCTGAGAGGGACCTGACAG GTCTAGACTGTGTAGACCGACATGGTTGCCTGTCTCCTCACATCGTCAAAGTGTCCAGATACGAAGTGTCTCATCCACTTCAGTCCTGTGTCCTGGGAGTCAGCGAGGTCTTTGCTTACTGCCACAAGAAGAAAACTCTTCAGCGATTTCAGCTCCCTCAG GACACAGACTCCAGTCAGCCGGTGGTCCACCTGAGACCAGAGCAGGAAGTGCGGGGTCATCCTCTGGGCCCTGCCTCCCTTGTTCTGTCTCCTCACCAGCTGTGGCTTACTTCTGTGGGTCGAGATGGCCTACTACGCGTCCGAAAAACTCCTTCCATG GAGCGGTATATTGAGCTGCAGTGTCATTCATGCCGTGACGGTGGAGTTCGGAGTGTGTCGTTCTCTGCAGACAGCCAGACGCTCCTCACAGCTGGCTTTAACGATGGGTCCCTTGTGTGTGCCGATCTCAG GATTAAAGGTGTAGGTGCTGGTAAGGTGAATAAAGCCACCCAGAACAGCCAGGCTATGGATGATCTGTTGAAGAACATATTCGATACAGAGAATTCTGTCCTTATTGACTGGCCTGAGTGGGGCCAAGGGTCTCCAGCTGCAACTGAAAAATCAGAGGGAAGTGAG GTCGGCGTTGAAGCAGAGTCTGTGGATGTGACGGAGCAGGATGAGAGTTATAACAGCCTGCTGTCTGCTCCACCTTCACACCCCACCTGGCTGGAAAGCAGGCGAGAGGCG gttcaagaagaagaaaatgagcaATActgtgagacaaagaaaaacctgagaaaaacagtcaaagagTTGCGTGACACT aTTCAAGAGATGATGCGTGAAAACGAGAACCTCCCAGATATCGAGCGCCTGGAACAACGCGAGTTCAACCTTGATGTTGAGGAGCAGGGGAGACTGGAGGCCATGGTGGAGCAGGAAGTTGTTCGG GTGAGAAATGAGATTGAGTTGGAGAATTTAGCCAAATGTTACCTCCGTGATGTCCTGAAGAGTGAATGCTGGGACACTATGAAGGTCAAAGGCAGGACTGTGAAG GCCTTTCACTCTGAGCATGAGGTGAAGAATTACCCACTGAGGGAGCgaacagagaaagagatggaggaccTTCGCAGGGTTCAGAATCTGAGGAGGTTAGAAGAGGCTGCTTGCACC CAGAGCAACTTAAAGAAAGGTTCCAGCACAATCATCGCAAAGGAGGAAGAGCTGGGGAAGGAAGGCCATGAGGCGGCGAGTTCTGCTGTGACGGGAAGTTTCTCCACTGACTTAGGATATTCAATTCCCTCCATCTACAGTCAGTTCAGTCTGCAAACCACAGAACAAAGGATCAACCAGATAATTCTGCTACAG GATGTAATTTATCGCATCAAGACAGCGTTTAATGCCGAATTTGAGGCCGTGCACAGGCAGAAGGTGCAGGAGCTGAACCGTGCGAGGGAGAGgaacagacacagcagagcgATCATGCAGGAGCTGGACATGAACGAGGAGCTGTGGGAGCCCAGCCTGACCAACAGCGAGCAGCCAGAGAGGCTGCTCACCGTGGATGACTCTGAG ATAAAAGCAGAAAGATTCCTCACCCCAGAGcagaaaagggaggaggagaggaagaagttgGAAGAGCAAAGGCGTTTGGCTGCCAAG GGTGATAACTTCATCGAAAGAGCTCTCGATGACATGATGGACGGAGTGCTAGAAGTGAAACGAGAGGACATCTTGAAAATG GAAATACCTCCGCCTGAGTTTGTTTTGACCAAACCTGACATCCACTggactgaggaggagaagaaagtcTACAAAGAGTatgaaaagaaatgcaaagacCTGAGTATGGAGaaggagaaatacaaaaag TCACTggaatgtgaaatgaaaaacctGCAGGCTTCCACTAAGGAAGCAACTCAAAGGTTTGATGAAACTTTGAGAAAGCTTTTTGAGAAGAAAGTGAAGTGTGAAATGGCGATATATCAG GAAGAGCTCAAGATTACGTATCTAGTGTATGCAGTTCAGAtaagagaggagatgaaaaatCGAGAGATGGAGCTCAAGTACAAACTTGAAAAAACGATGGCATACAAG CAGGACAAAATTGGGGAAGAGGTCAAGAGACACGAAGAAGAAGTCGAGTTGTTTCAAGAGAACTATGACAGCATTGTAGCTGAAGACAGA GTTTTGGACAAGGAATTCAGGAAGGAGTTCCTTGATGTACCGAGCAATGCGGTCGATCAGCTCTACAAATTATTCAAGCGTAGACCCAG GGTTCAAAAGATAAGGACCCAGTCCGACAACCCTTTAAAAGAGCAGCGTCTGTGCGGTTCTCTAGCTCCTGATGCGTTCAGTAACATGCTGAAGGCGATGGAGGAACTGGATGCTCCTCATAATATGCCAGAAGGCTTGAACCCATCCATCTGGGAGAAGTTTTGCTTTATCCGCAAAACAAAAGTAGAGAGTGAGCATAAG GTAAAAGTGAAAGCTTTGACTCTTGCTGAGATGCAGGCATTCCTGcagcggaggagagaggaggaaaggacTGCtcaagaggaaattaaaaatatcTCTGATGAACTTGAGAG TTTGCATAAGGAGAAGAATCATTTCCTGACGGACATACTGGTCCAGTTCCCACTCAAACAGGGCCAACTGGAAGTGTCGACCACAGACCTGATTCCTGACTACACTGACTCCGTACTTCTCCACAGGAGTGTGGTGGAGGATCTGAACAGCAGCATCAGG ACAATTGGAGAAGAGAAGATCGCCTCCATGGTGGAGCGCAAAGACTTCCGTAAAGGCATCATCCAGCTGCAGTGGGAGCACAAGAAGTTGGGGATGAGGGTAGAGGACCTCAACAACAAGGCGAGGGACATCCAGATGTTACGACTGTCAGAAGAGCAACAGGAT ttccTCCACAGGGCAGATCGAGAATGCAGCATGTCCAAGCAGGCTTCCATACTGAGGAAAAGTAGAGCTTTCCAGGAAAAG ATTCACCTACAGAGTGTGCAGCAACGCATAAAAAAGATCGAACAGCTCAACAGGCAGGCGGCGAAGAAAGCAGAGAAGAACGAAATAGTAGAGCAGCAGTTACCTGATATGcaggtgactgtggcagagaggagacacatcTATGAAGCAACAG
- the cfap43 gene encoding cilia- and flagella-associated protein 43 isoform X2 codes for MNDIGSFKVRWIQGFTNKNIEFVDDKTVCYACGSHLCFLNLETKTQSVLQSPGRGVGALTANGNNGMFAFSEEKLSPAIFVYIFPEFQLKCELKGTAQLDYTSLTLSDGGPYLGSCSSLPDHTITVWNWETTEPICTQPQAGQDVFSLVFNPLNWLQLCALGSTSLTVWNIEKSASFHVLKPSVIELPATDGSLVERLVASLHTASDKLPYFGPEMPPSAISGIKGDKAETIVTKLCTKARLTPTAICWTATSEIYVGCAEGFLLLVEPESLSVSVLFNPTSADAIPELRRTNFQGLTPHKNGLIALGKGNVMHCLQIKQTQINITQTWQLEGPVTAVMNSPDHETLILSSNTGQIYMLNPTHSDKIVKVLDVLSGNFVAATLSHTDRKICVSVRDSGELQLWSTDGVCLGSLSLQTEVRSLACCPIAQYAAVGTVSGSVLFIDLNREQRPRLVHQVHLYQASVNHLVFDQEGHYLLTGSTDSHIYVLDAKPSKRFSVIGFTVVPGSVLSLSTQCIRDCEQVKVLALCTGQEGNSHDGSLLMVLSLPERDLTGLDCVDRHGCLSPHIVKVSRYEVSHPLQSCVLGVSEVFAYCHKKKTLQRFQLPQDTDSSQPVVHLRPEQEVRGHPLGPASLVLSPHQLWLTSVGRDGLLRVRKTPSMERYIELQCHSCRDGGVRSVSFSADSQTLLTAGFNDGSLVCADLRIKGVGAGKVNKATQNSQAMDDLLKNIFDTENSVLIDWPEWGQGSPAATEKSEGSEVGVEAESVDVTEQDESYNSLLSAPPSHPTWLESRREAVQEEENEQYCETKKNLRKTVKELRDTIQEMMRENENLPDIERLEQREFNLDVEEQGRLEAMVEQEVVRVRNEIELENLAKCYLRDVLKSECWDTMKVKGRTVKAFHSEHEVKNYPLRERTEKEMEDLRRVQNLRRLEEAACTQSNLKKGSSTIIAKEEELGKEGHEAASSAVTGSFSTDLGYSIPSIYSQFSLQTTEQRINQIILLQDVIYRIKTAFNAEFEAVHRQKVQELNRARERNRHSRAIMQELDMNEELWEPSLTNSEQPERLLTVDDSEIKAERFLTPEQKREEERKKLEEQRRLAAKGDNFIERALDDMMDGVLEVKREDILKMEIPPPEFVLTKPDIHWTEEEKKVYKEYEKKCKDLSMEKEKYKKSLECEMKNLQASTKEATQRFDETLRKLFEKKVKCEMAIYQEELKITYLVYAVQIREEMKNREMELKYKLEKTMAYKDKIGEEVKRHEEEVELFQENYDSIVAEDRVLDKEFRKEFLDVPSNAVDQLYKLFKRRPRVQKIRTQSDNPLKEQRLCGSLAPDAFSNMLKAMEELDAPHNMPEGLNPSIWEKFCFIRKTKVESEHKVKVKALTLAEMQAFLQRRREEERTAQEEIKNISDELESLHKEKNHFLTDILVQFPLKQGQLEVSTTDLIPDYTDSVLLHRSVVEDLNSSIRTIGEEKIASMVERKDFRKGIIQLQWEHKKLGMRVEDLNNKARDIQMLRLSEEQQDFLHRADRECSMSKQASILRKSRAFQEKIHLQSVQQRIKKIEQLNRQAAKKAEKNEIVEQQLPDMQVTVAERRHIYEATALEENQAATTEERYQEILQRRKLEDVARAQAEELADLWAEVQRLRIRSFPSLDKLKHT; via the exons atgaaTGACATTGGAAGTTTTAAAGTCAG GTGGATACAGGGCTTTACAAACAAGAATATCGAGTTTGTCGACGATAAAACGGTTTGTTATGCATGTGGAAGTCACCTCTGTTTCCTGAAcctggagacaaaaacacaaagtgtgctTCAAAGTCCTGGAAGAGGCGTTGGAGCTTTGACAGCCAATGGCAATAATGGGATGTTTGctttctcagaggaaaagctATCCCCAGCaatatttgtgtacattttccCCGAGTTTCAGTTGAAGTGTGAACTAAAAG GAACAGCACAGCTGGACTACACATCTCTGACATTAAGTGATGGTGGTCCTTATTTGGGTTCTTGTTCCTCTCTACCAGACCACACCATAACAGTGTG GAACTGGGAAACCACTGAGCCCATTTGTACACAACCACAGGCCGGGCAAGATGTCTTTTCTTTGGTGTTCAACCCCCTGAATTGGCTCCAGCTTTGTGCTTTGGGCAGCACATCCCTCACTGTCTGGAATATTGAAAAGAGTGCCAGCTTTCATGTCCTGAAACCGAG tgtgatCGAGCTTCCAGCAACTGATGGTTCTCTTGTTGAGAGATTGGTGGCCAGTTTACATACTGCCAGTGACAAATTGCCATATTTTGGTCCAGAGATGCCACCATCAGCCATCTCAGGGATCAAAGGAGACAAGGCAGAAACCATTGTG ACCAAACTCTGCACCAAAGCCAGACTAACTCCtactgccatctgctggacagCCACATCAGAGATTTATGTGGGCTGTGCGGAAGGCTTTCTGCTTCTCGTTGAGCCAGagagcctctctgtctcagtcctCTTCAATCCtacaa GTGCTGATGCCATCCCTGAGCTCAGGCGGACCAACTTTCAAGGTTTAACCCCTCACAAGAATGGTTTGATTGCTTTAGGAAAG GGAAATGTGATGCACTGTCTGCAAATCAAGCAAACTCAGATCAACATCACACAGACGTGGCAATTAGAAGGGCCTGTCACAGCTGTGATGAACTCCCCTGACCACGAAACATTAATTTTATCTTCTAATACA GGGCAAATCTATATGTTGAATCCAACACACTCAGACAAGATTGTCAAGGTCCTTGATGTTCTCAGTGGCAACTTTGTGGCTGCAACTTTGTCGCACACTGACAGGAAAATTTGTGTG TCAGTGAGGGATTctggagagctgcagctgtggtcCACAGATGGAGTTTGCCTTGGTTCCCTGTCTCTTCAAACTGAG GTGAGAAGTCTGGCCTGTTGTCCTATTGCACAGTATGCAGCTGTTGGAACAGTTTCAGGAAGCGTCCTCTTCATCGACCTGAACAGGGAGCAGCGGCCTCGCCTGGTGCACCAGGTTCATCTCTACCAAGCTTCTGTGAATCACCTAGT ttttgatcAAGAGGGACACTACCTTCTCACTGGGTCCACAGATTCACATATCTATGTACTAGATGCAAAGCCATCAAAGAGGTTTTCAGTCATAGGATTCACAG TTGTTCCTGGATCGGTTCTGTCGCTTTCCACTCAGTGCATCAGAGACTGTGAGCAGGTGAAAGTTCTTGCGCTGTGCACTGGACAGGAGGGCAACAGTCATGATGGTAGCCTGCTCATGGTGCTCTCTCTGCCTGAGAGGGACCTGACAG GTCTAGACTGTGTAGACCGACATGGTTGCCTGTCTCCTCACATCGTCAAAGTGTCCAGATACGAAGTGTCTCATCCACTTCAGTCCTGTGTCCTGGGAGTCAGCGAGGTCTTTGCTTACTGCCACAAGAAGAAAACTCTTCAGCGATTTCAGCTCCCTCAG GACACAGACTCCAGTCAGCCGGTGGTCCACCTGAGACCAGAGCAGGAAGTGCGGGGTCATCCTCTGGGCCCTGCCTCCCTTGTTCTGTCTCCTCACCAGCTGTGGCTTACTTCTGTGGGTCGAGATGGCCTACTACGCGTCCGAAAAACTCCTTCCATG GAGCGGTATATTGAGCTGCAGTGTCATTCATGCCGTGACGGTGGAGTTCGGAGTGTGTCGTTCTCTGCAGACAGCCAGACGCTCCTCACAGCTGGCTTTAACGATGGGTCCCTTGTGTGTGCCGATCTCAG GATTAAAGGTGTAGGTGCTGGTAAGGTGAATAAAGCCACCCAGAACAGCCAGGCTATGGATGATCTGTTGAAGAACATATTCGATACAGAGAATTCTGTCCTTATTGACTGGCCTGAGTGGGGCCAAGGGTCTCCAGCTGCAACTGAAAAATCAGAGGGAAGTGAG GTCGGCGTTGAAGCAGAGTCTGTGGATGTGACGGAGCAGGATGAGAGTTATAACAGCCTGCTGTCTGCTCCACCTTCACACCCCACCTGGCTGGAAAGCAGGCGAGAGGCG gttcaagaagaagaaaatgagcaATActgtgagacaaagaaaaacctgagaaaaacagtcaaagagTTGCGTGACACT aTTCAAGAGATGATGCGTGAAAACGAGAACCTCCCAGATATCGAGCGCCTGGAACAACGCGAGTTCAACCTTGATGTTGAGGAGCAGGGGAGACTGGAGGCCATGGTGGAGCAGGAAGTTGTTCGG GTGAGAAATGAGATTGAGTTGGAGAATTTAGCCAAATGTTACCTCCGTGATGTCCTGAAGAGTGAATGCTGGGACACTATGAAGGTCAAAGGCAGGACTGTGAAG GCCTTTCACTCTGAGCATGAGGTGAAGAATTACCCACTGAGGGAGCgaacagagaaagagatggaggaccTTCGCAGGGTTCAGAATCTGAGGAGGTTAGAAGAGGCTGCTTGCACC CAGAGCAACTTAAAGAAAGGTTCCAGCACAATCATCGCAAAGGAGGAAGAGCTGGGGAAGGAAGGCCATGAGGCGGCGAGTTCTGCTGTGACGGGAAGTTTCTCCACTGACTTAGGATATTCAATTCCCTCCATCTACAGTCAGTTCAGTCTGCAAACCACAGAACAAAGGATCAACCAGATAATTCTGCTACAG GATGTAATTTATCGCATCAAGACAGCGTTTAATGCCGAATTTGAGGCCGTGCACAGGCAGAAGGTGCAGGAGCTGAACCGTGCGAGGGAGAGgaacagacacagcagagcgATCATGCAGGAGCTGGACATGAACGAGGAGCTGTGGGAGCCCAGCCTGACCAACAGCGAGCAGCCAGAGAGGCTGCTCACCGTGGATGACTCTGAG ATAAAAGCAGAAAGATTCCTCACCCCAGAGcagaaaagggaggaggagaggaagaagttgGAAGAGCAAAGGCGTTTGGCTGCCAAG GGTGATAACTTCATCGAAAGAGCTCTCGATGACATGATGGACGGAGTGCTAGAAGTGAAACGAGAGGACATCTTGAAAATG GAAATACCTCCGCCTGAGTTTGTTTTGACCAAACCTGACATCCACTggactgaggaggagaagaaagtcTACAAAGAGTatgaaaagaaatgcaaagacCTGAGTATGGAGaaggagaaatacaaaaag TCACTggaatgtgaaatgaaaaacctGCAGGCTTCCACTAAGGAAGCAACTCAAAGGTTTGATGAAACTTTGAGAAAGCTTTTTGAGAAGAAAGTGAAGTGTGAAATGGCGATATATCAG GAAGAGCTCAAGATTACGTATCTAGTGTATGCAGTTCAGAtaagagaggagatgaaaaatCGAGAGATGGAGCTCAAGTACAAACTTGAAAAAACGATGGCATACAAG GACAAAATTGGGGAAGAGGTCAAGAGACACGAAGAAGAAGTCGAGTTGTTTCAAGAGAACTATGACAGCATTGTAGCTGAAGACAGA GTTTTGGACAAGGAATTCAGGAAGGAGTTCCTTGATGTACCGAGCAATGCGGTCGATCAGCTCTACAAATTATTCAAGCGTAGACCCAG GGTTCAAAAGATAAGGACCCAGTCCGACAACCCTTTAAAAGAGCAGCGTCTGTGCGGTTCTCTAGCTCCTGATGCGTTCAGTAACATGCTGAAGGCGATGGAGGAACTGGATGCTCCTCATAATATGCCAGAAGGCTTGAACCCATCCATCTGGGAGAAGTTTTGCTTTATCCGCAAAACAAAAGTAGAGAGTGAGCATAAG GTAAAAGTGAAAGCTTTGACTCTTGCTGAGATGCAGGCATTCCTGcagcggaggagagaggaggaaaggacTGCtcaagaggaaattaaaaatatcTCTGATGAACTTGAGAG TTTGCATAAGGAGAAGAATCATTTCCTGACGGACATACTGGTCCAGTTCCCACTCAAACAGGGCCAACTGGAAGTGTCGACCACAGACCTGATTCCTGACTACACTGACTCCGTACTTCTCCACAGGAGTGTGGTGGAGGATCTGAACAGCAGCATCAGG ACAATTGGAGAAGAGAAGATCGCCTCCATGGTGGAGCGCAAAGACTTCCGTAAAGGCATCATCCAGCTGCAGTGGGAGCACAAGAAGTTGGGGATGAGGGTAGAGGACCTCAACAACAAGGCGAGGGACATCCAGATGTTACGACTGTCAGAAGAGCAACAGGAT ttccTCCACAGGGCAGATCGAGAATGCAGCATGTCCAAGCAGGCTTCCATACTGAGGAAAAGTAGAGCTTTCCAGGAAAAG ATTCACCTACAGAGTGTGCAGCAACGCATAAAAAAGATCGAACAGCTCAACAGGCAGGCGGCGAAGAAAGCAGAGAAGAACGAAATAGTAGAGCAGCAGTTACCTGATATGcaggtgactgtggcagagaggagacacatcTATGAAGCAACAG